In one window of Meleagris gallopavo isolate NT-WF06-2002-E0010 breed Aviagen turkey brand Nicholas breeding stock unplaced genomic scaffold, Turkey_5.1 ChrUn_random_7180001900262, whole genome shotgun sequence DNA:
- the LOC104916465 gene encoding LOW QUALITY PROTEIN: nucleoside diphosphate kinase 6-like (The sequence of the model RefSeq protein was modified relative to this genomic sequence to represent the inferred CDS: deleted 1 base in 1 codon): MAAAACSKRPLQLTLALLKPDAVAHPLVLEAVHETILSNRLLIVRAKELRCGREQSRRFYREHAGRFFYQRLVEFMASGPMWAYILAHENAISLWRSLMGPTKVFRARNCVPDSIRGAYGLTDTRNTTHGSDSPASASREIAFFFPEFNEQLWYQQEEPRLRCGQMYYNAEKRVHCVIRGEETELT; this comes from the exons ATGGCGGCCGCGGCGTGCTCCAAGCGGCCCCTGCAGCTGACGCTGGCGCTGCTGAAGCCGGACGCCGTTGCCCACCCGctggtgctggag GCCGTGCATGAGACCATCCTCAGCAACCGCCTCCTCATCGTGCGCGCCAAGGAGCTGCGCTGCGGGCGGGAGCAGAGCCGCCGCTTTTACCGGGAGCACGCGG GGCGATTCTTCTACCAGCGGCTGGTGGAGTTCATGGCCAG TGGCCCCATGTGGGCTTATATCTTGGCCCATGAGAATGCCATCTCCCTCTGGAGATCACTGATGGGACCCACCAAAGTGTTCCGAGCTCGAAATTGTGTCCCAGACTCCATCCGAGGAGCTTATGGCCTCACTGACACCAGGAATACCACCCATGGTTCAG ATTCCCCAGCGTCAGCCAGCAGGGAAATTGCCTTCTTCTTCCCAGAGTTCAATGAACAGCTCTGGTACCAGCAGGAGGAGCCACGTCTGCGG TGTGGGCAGATGTATTACAATGCAGAGAAGCGTGTCCACTGTGTGATCAGGGGTGAAGAAACAGAGTTGACATGA